The following coding sequences lie in one Anaerolineae bacterium genomic window:
- a CDS encoding restriction endonuclease subunit S, with product MGIANKNKLPSGWTTVNLGKIVNIKYGKGLPTKKLTERGYPVFGANGIIGFYTDYLYEEEQVLISCRGAYSGKINWSPAKCYITNNSLVLETPSEIKDIKKYLFYALQSADKSKIVTGSAQPQVTINNVIDLIIPLAPHYEQKLIVAEIEKQFSRLDEAVENLKRVKANLKRYKASVLKAAVEGTLINTITENTSFFVENWQPIESALVTLDQGWSPKCDRLQANGPEWGVIKTSAVQALQYIEWENKRLPESIEPRRHLELQKNDLLVTRAGPRKRVGVCCLVRSTRSKLILCDKVYRLRCNHEVALPGYLELVLNAPQIKESINELKTGISDSGVNLTQKRFKALRIPLPSVELQIQIESEVQRLWSIADSATLSTTEGSARCQRLRQSILKKAFSGQL from the coding sequence AAATATTAAATACGGTAAAGGTTTACCAACAAAGAAGCTCACAGAAAGAGGATACCCTGTTTTTGGTGCAAATGGAATAATAGGTTTTTATACAGATTATCTATATGAAGAAGAACAGGTTTTAATATCTTGTAGGGGCGCATATAGTGGTAAAATCAACTGGTCACCTGCAAAATGCTATATTACAAATAATTCCCTTGTATTAGAAACACCATCTGAAATTAAAGATATAAAAAAATATTTGTTTTATGCACTACAATCTGCTGATAAATCAAAAATAGTAACCGGATCTGCACAACCTCAAGTTACAATTAACAATGTAATAGATCTAATAATTCCATTAGCCCCTCATTATGAACAAAAACTCATTGTAGCAGAGATCGAAAAGCAATTTTCCCGCCTGGATGAAGCTGTTGAAAACCTCAAGCGCGTAAAAGCCAACCTAAAGCGATACAAAGCCTCTGTCCTCAAAGCCGCTGTTGAAGGAACACTTATCAATACTATCACTGAAAATACAAGCTTTTTCGTTGAAAATTGGCAACCAATTGAATCAGCTCTCGTTACCCTGGACCAAGGTTGGAGTCCTAAGTGTGACAGGCTGCAAGCGAATGGACCAGAGTGGGGTGTGATCAAAACGAGTGCAGTTCAGGCTCTACAGTACATAGAGTGGGAAAACAAACGTCTACCTGAATCGATTGAACCAAGACGGCATCTCGAATTGCAAAAAAATGACTTACTTGTTACACGAGCCGGGCCAAGAAAAAGAGTCGGTGTCTGCTGTCTTGTCAGGTCCACAAGGTCAAAGCTCATACTGTGTGATAAGGTCTACAGACTTCGATGCAATCATGAAGTTGCACTACCTGGCTATTTGGAACTGGTACTTAACGCTCCTCAAATTAAGGAATCAATCAATGAACTTAAGACTGGAATTTCGGATAGTGGTGTTAATCTCACACAAAAGAGATTTAAAGCTCTGAGGATTCCGTTACCAAGTGTTGAACTCCAGATACAAATCGAATCAGAAGTTCAACGTTTGTGGTCTATTGCAGATAGCGCCACATTAAGCACAACTGAAGGTAGTGCTCGTTGCCAACGACTAAGACAATCAATCCTTAAAAAAGCTTTTTCAGGGCAACTTTAA